The Zavarzinia compransoris genome includes a window with the following:
- a CDS encoding GAF domain-containing protein encodes MTRLRDIRGCFEGVIPSIIATVDGEGMPNISYLSHVYYLDDDHVALSNQYFTKTAANTRTRGHAALILVDGISGRQYQLDITFLRAEAAGELFTRMAAHLKAMSSQQGMAEIMALRSADIYRVTSCIPVPCPDLEGETGPPAAPALDRLGAAARLAAVLGAAPEADSMIDLALEGLDRVFGFRQAMILVPDADGRRLTTLASRGYDSLGIGSEVPAGQGVIGIAADSRLPLRISDMSRGRRYAAAVGGALPVAPRSIPLPGLPEALSQMAVPMIHRGQMLGVLFVESPARFAFLQEDEDALALLAGQLAAGLRLHEAEARDAPGLAPAGTMEPPAPARRIRLRYYRYDDSVFIDEGYLIKGVPGRLLYHLIAIFLREGRQEFTNREIRLAPELRLPEVKDNLETRLILLRRRLEEHQAPLRLIRTGRGRLRLELDGQPTIDVVEDA; translated from the coding sequence ATGACCCGGCTGCGCGATATCCGCGGCTGCTTCGAGGGCGTGATCCCCTCGATCATCGCGACCGTCGACGGCGAGGGCATGCCGAATATTTCCTATCTCTCGCATGTCTATTACCTCGACGACGACCATGTGGCGCTGTCGAACCAGTATTTCACCAAGACCGCGGCCAATACCAGGACCCGCGGCCATGCCGCCCTGATCCTGGTCGACGGCATCAGCGGCCGGCAGTATCAGCTCGACATCACCTTTCTCCGCGCCGAGGCGGCGGGTGAATTGTTCACCCGCATGGCCGCGCACCTGAAGGCGATGAGCAGCCAGCAGGGCATGGCCGAGATCATGGCCCTGCGCAGCGCCGACATCTATCGCGTGACCTCCTGCATTCCGGTGCCGTGCCCCGACCTGGAGGGCGAGACCGGCCCCCCCGCGGCACCGGCGCTGGACCGGCTGGGCGCCGCCGCGCGGCTGGCCGCCGTCCTCGGCGCCGCCCCCGAGGCGGACAGCATGATCGATCTCGCCCTCGAAGGGCTGGACCGGGTCTTCGGCTTTCGCCAGGCGATGATCCTGGTGCCGGATGCGGACGGGCGCCGCCTGACCACCCTGGCCAGCCGCGGCTACGACAGCCTGGGGATCGGCTCGGAAGTGCCGGCGGGCCAGGGCGTCATCGGCATCGCGGCGGACAGCCGGCTGCCGCTGCGCATCTCGGACATGAGCCGGGGCCGGCGCTATGCCGCCGCGGTCGGCGGTGCCCTGCCGGTCGCGCCGCGCAGCATTCCGCTGCCCGGCCTGCCGGAAGCCCTGAGCCAGATGGCCGTGCCCATGATCCACCGGGGCCAGATGCTGGGCGTGCTCTTCGTCGAATCGCCGGCCCGCTTCGCCTTCCTGCAGGAGGACGAGGATGCCCTCGCCCTGCTCGCCGGGCAGCTCGCCGCGGGCCTGCGCCTGCACGAGGCCGAGGCGCGCGACGCCCCGGGTCTCGCCCCGGCCGGAACCATGGAACCCCCGGCCCCGGCACGGCGGATCCGCCTGCGTTACTACCGTTACGACGACAGCGTCTTCATCGACGAGGGCTATCTGATCAAGGGCGTGCCGGGGCGCCTGCTCTACCACCTGATCGCGATCTTCCTGCGCGAGGGGCGGCAGGAGTTCACCAACCGCGAAATCCGCCTCGCCCCCGAACTGCGCCTGCCCGAGGTCAAGGACAACCTGGAAACCCGCCTCATCCTGCTGCGCCGCCGGCTGGAGGAACATCAGGCGCCGCTGCGCCTGATCCGTACCGGCCGCGGCCGCCTGCGCCTCGAACTGGACGGCCAGCCGACGATCGACGTGGTCGAGGACGCTTGA
- a CDS encoding N-formylglutamate amidohydrolase, with the protein MSIATIVTAEPPFPSADRADEQAVVAVAGPQPGAATRPLVLSSPHSGATYPPAFLRQSRLDPVSLRRSEDCFVDRLFASAPRRGATLVRALFPRAYVDPNREPYELDPAMFRDNLPAFANTRSLRVLGGLGTIARVVADGAEIYREKLAFAEAEARIAECYRPYHAALAEAIGSAERGHGMAILLDCHSMPSLANGGEEHKGRPDIVLGDRFGMSCAAVVIETAERLLRTRGYRVGRNDPYAGGYITHHYGRPRRGRHALQIEINRALYMDETRLEPNRGFAQVQADLDALIEALAGLPETDLKAAP; encoded by the coding sequence GTGTCCATTGCCACCATCGTCACCGCAGAGCCGCCGTTCCCGTCCGCCGACCGCGCCGACGAACAAGCGGTGGTGGCCGTGGCCGGCCCCCAGCCGGGTGCGGCGACCCGGCCCCTGGTGCTGAGTTCGCCCCATTCGGGTGCCACCTATCCCCCCGCCTTCCTGCGCCAATCCCGGCTCGACCCGGTCAGCCTGCGCCGGTCCGAGGATTGCTTCGTCGACCGGCTGTTCGCCTCGGCGCCCCGCCGTGGCGCCACCCTGGTCCGCGCCCTGTTCCCGCGGGCCTATGTCGATCCGAATCGCGAACCCTACGAGCTGGACCCGGCGATGTTCCGCGACAACCTGCCGGCCTTCGCCAATACCCGCTCGCTGCGTGTCCTGGGCGGTCTCGGCACCATCGCCCGGGTGGTCGCGGACGGGGCCGAGATCTATCGCGAAAAGCTCGCCTTCGCCGAGGCGGAAGCCCGAATCGCCGAATGCTACCGCCCCTATCACGCCGCCCTGGCCGAGGCGATCGGCAGCGCGGAACGGGGCCACGGCATGGCCATCCTGCTCGACTGCCATTCCATGCCCTCGCTCGCCAACGGCGGCGAGGAGCACAAGGGCCGGCCCGACATCGTGTTGGGCGACCGTTTCGGCATGAGCTGCGCCGCCGTGGTGATCGAGACGGCGGAACGGCTGCTGCGCACCCGGGGCTATCGGGTCGGGCGCAACGATCCCTATGCCGGCGGCTATATCACCCATCATTACGGCCGGCCCCGGCGCGGGCGCCATGCCTTGCAGATCGAAATCAACCGCGCACTCTATATGGACGAGACCCGGCTGGAGCCGAATCGGGGCTTCGCCCAGGTCCAGGCCGATCTCGACGCCCTGATCGAAGCCCTGGCCGGCCTGCCGGAAACCGACCTGAAGGCCGCACCGTGA